The following are encoded in a window of Sutcliffiella horikoshii genomic DNA:
- a CDS encoding type III polyketide synthase: MPKILSVGTSIPKYPIQQDTVVEFAKELFEESFKDINRLLTVFQNGQIEKRHFARNVEWFREPHTLQEKNDIYITEAVAYGAEAINACLHNTATLSQSIAYEDIEAIFYISTTGMSTPSIEARIMNILPFSRYTKRIPIWGLGCAGGAAGLSRAYEYCLAFPKAKVLVLCVELCSLTFQKNDRSKSNLVGTSLFADGIACVLMVGDEVQIDSKGPYPKVLGSQSTLMENSEDVMGWEIKNEGLYVVFSRDIPVIITNWLAPNVTRFLENHHVKLEELDHFVLHPGGKKVLEAYQSCLGLEAEKLDTSLQVLKEYGNMSSATVLYVLKEIMEKGPKKGEKGIAAALGPGFSSEMLLLEWE, translated from the coding sequence ATGCCAAAAATATTGTCTGTTGGAACGTCCATTCCCAAATATCCGATCCAACAAGATACGGTTGTTGAATTTGCGAAAGAACTATTCGAAGAGTCTTTTAAAGATATTAATCGCCTCCTTACTGTCTTTCAGAATGGCCAAATAGAAAAACGGCATTTTGCGAGAAATGTTGAGTGGTTCAGGGAACCGCATACATTGCAAGAGAAAAATGATATATACATAACAGAGGCAGTTGCGTATGGAGCAGAGGCAATAAATGCATGTTTACACAACACTGCAACGCTCTCACAATCTATAGCATATGAAGATATTGAAGCTATTTTTTATATATCTACTACAGGAATGTCCACACCAAGCATTGAAGCTAGAATCATGAATATCCTTCCGTTTTCACGATACACAAAAAGAATACCAATCTGGGGACTCGGTTGTGCTGGCGGAGCTGCGGGACTTTCTAGAGCATATGAATATTGTCTAGCTTTTCCAAAAGCCAAGGTACTTGTATTATGTGTGGAACTTTGCAGTCTTACCTTTCAGAAAAATGACCGGTCGAAAAGTAATCTAGTAGGAACCTCCCTTTTTGCAGATGGCATTGCCTGTGTACTCATGGTTGGAGATGAGGTGCAGATAGACAGTAAAGGGCCTTATCCTAAAGTGCTAGGAAGTCAGTCAACGTTAATGGAGAATTCAGAAGACGTGATGGGCTGGGAGATTAAGAATGAGGGACTTTATGTCGTTTTCTCAAGAGATATTCCTGTTATCATCACAAACTGGCTGGCACCTAATGTCACAAGGTTCCTAGAAAACCATCACGTAAAACTAGAAGAACTGGACCATTTTGTTTTACATCCTGGTGGAAAAAAGGTATTAGAAGCATACCAATCGTGTTTAGGGTTAGAGGCAGAAAAGCTGGATACCTCCTTACAGGTATTAAAAGAATATGGCAATATGTCTTCTGCCACTGTCCTATATGTGTTAAAGGAAATCATGGAAAAGGGTCCGAAAAAAGGGGAGAAAGGGATTGCAGCTGCACTTGGACCGGGTTTCAGTTCCGAAATGCTGTTATTAGAATGGGAGTGA
- a CDS encoding GNAT family N-acetyltransferase: MLDLRFEFTAKDESTVILRPVEESDAGDIVTAVESIIAAGQYIQKDVPRTREEEKLFIRDMKKKENMYIGVERNGRVVGIARVIRGEIQMKRHTGLFRTWLAEEAQGLGIGKKIMDYTDMWCEQHIRKLSLTVFSSNQVAYQLYKKYGFHEEGNQKEQAFINGEYVDELWMAKFYKN, from the coding sequence ATGTTAGATTTACGTTTTGAATTTACAGCTAAAGATGAATCGACCGTCATTTTGCGACCGGTGGAAGAATCAGATGCAGGAGATATTGTGACAGCAGTGGAGAGTATTATTGCTGCGGGTCAATACATACAAAAGGATGTCCCTCGAACTCGCGAGGAAGAAAAACTTTTCATCCGAGATATGAAGAAAAAGGAAAATATGTATATTGGAGTAGAACGTAATGGAAGAGTGGTCGGGATAGCCCGTGTAATACGGGGGGAAATACAAATGAAGCGGCATACAGGTTTATTTCGGACGTGGCTCGCTGAAGAAGCTCAAGGGCTAGGCATTGGTAAAAAAATCATGGATTATACGGATATGTGGTGTGAACAACATATCAGGAAATTATCGTTAACCGTCTTCTCATCTAATCAAGTAGCTTATCAACTTTATAAAAAATATGGATTTCACGAAGAAGGAAATCAAAAAGAACAAGCCTTTATTAATGGAGAATATGTTGATGAACTTTGGATGGCAAAGTTCTACAAAAATTGA
- a CDS encoding chemotaxis protein CheX, translating to MSLSENLTQIFDRTLDSFKMVIPIEFTFDQPRLYTENLTNVTYGVLIMLTGDIRGQLIIQGDQHAFQHIGEMMFGMQLEGEMLQSFTGELGNMIAGTLSSKVAGSGINMDITPPDVLSEQQKEFHLMHRIHTPVYLKDTLHMQIIMELEEAS from the coding sequence ATGTCCCTTTCAGAGAACTTAACACAGATCTTCGACAGGACTTTAGACTCGTTTAAAATGGTTATCCCAATAGAATTCACCTTTGATCAACCTCGTTTATATACGGAAAACCTAACAAATGTTACCTACGGTGTGCTTATCATGCTAACCGGTGACATTCGTGGTCAGTTGATTATCCAAGGAGACCAACATGCTTTTCAGCACATCGGAGAAATGATGTTTGGCATGCAGCTAGAAGGTGAAATGCTTCAATCATTTACAGGAGAGCTTGGAAATATGATTGCCGGAACCCTTTCATCAAAAGTCGCGGGTAGCGGAATCAATATGGACATCACACCTCCTGACGTATTGAGCGAACAACAAAAGGAATTTCATTTAATGCACAGGATACATACCCCAGTTTATTTAAAAGATACACTGCACATGCAGATCATTATGGAGTTGGAAGAAGCTTCGTGA
- a CDS encoding carboxypeptidase M32, translating into MIEISKVKEEYLNHINKMDSYNEALSLIFWDLRTGAPKKGVDRRSDVIGILSSEVFNMSTSEEMASYLTQLLNEETFNELDDITKASLLESKKNYDRNKKVPAKEYQEYVVLSTKAESVWEEAKEKSDFSLLQPYLEKLVAFNKKFIEYWRYEGNKYNTLLDMYEPGITVEKLDEVFAKLKERIVPLVQNIADSSVQPRANELLVPFPKDKQRDFSLEILKELSYDFDAGRLDETVHPFAIGLNPGDVRVTTKYDEEDFRTAVFGTIHECGHALYEQNISKELQGTGLCTGTSMGIHESQSLFYENFVGRHENFWKRHYESLQRYAGGKFDQISLEEFYLAINESKPSLIRIEADELTYSLHIMIRYELEKALFNDELEVEDLPKAWNEKYQSYLGITPPNDAKGVLQDVHWSGGSFGYFPSYALGYMYAAQFKQAMLKDLPNYDELLAKGDLEPVKDWLTEKVHQHGKLKKPLEILKDVTGEELNADYLIKYLEDKYNKIYQLT; encoded by the coding sequence ATGATAGAAATCAGCAAAGTAAAAGAAGAATATTTAAATCATATCAACAAAATGGATAGTTATAACGAAGCACTGTCTCTTATATTCTGGGACCTCAGAACAGGTGCCCCTAAAAAAGGAGTAGATCGTCGTTCAGACGTCATCGGTATTCTGTCCTCAGAAGTATTCAACATGTCCACATCAGAAGAAATGGCAAGCTATCTAACCCAACTTCTGAATGAAGAAACTTTTAACGAACTGGATGACATTACAAAAGCCTCTTTATTAGAAAGTAAAAAGAACTACGACCGCAATAAAAAAGTTCCAGCAAAAGAATACCAAGAATATGTAGTGCTTTCAACCAAAGCAGAGTCTGTTTGGGAAGAAGCAAAAGAAAAATCGGATTTCTCTCTTTTACAACCGTATTTAGAAAAATTGGTTGCTTTCAATAAAAAATTCATAGAGTACTGGCGCTATGAAGGAAACAAATATAATACATTATTAGATATGTACGAACCGGGAATCACAGTGGAGAAGTTGGATGAGGTGTTTGCTAAACTAAAAGAAAGAATTGTGCCTCTCGTTCAAAATATTGCAGATTCCTCCGTTCAACCAAGGGCAAATGAATTGTTGGTACCATTTCCAAAAGACAAGCAACGCGATTTCAGCTTAGAGATATTAAAGGAGTTATCGTATGACTTTGATGCAGGTAGACTGGATGAAACCGTCCATCCTTTCGCAATTGGATTGAACCCTGGAGACGTTCGTGTCACGACGAAATATGACGAAGAGGATTTCAGAACGGCTGTTTTTGGAACCATTCACGAATGTGGACATGCGCTGTATGAGCAGAATATTTCCAAAGAACTTCAAGGAACAGGATTATGCACTGGGACATCGATGGGGATTCATGAATCACAATCCTTATTTTATGAGAACTTTGTAGGCCGTCATGAAAACTTCTGGAAACGTCACTATGAGAGCCTGCAACGTTATGCGGGCGGCAAGTTTGATCAGATCAGCCTAGAGGAATTCTACCTTGCAATTAACGAATCTAAACCTTCATTGATAAGAATTGAAGCTGATGAATTAACGTATTCTTTACACATCATGATTCGTTATGAATTGGAAAAAGCGCTCTTTAATGATGAGTTGGAAGTGGAGGACCTTCCAAAGGCTTGGAATGAAAAATATCAGAGTTATCTTGGTATCACCCCTCCAAATGATGCCAAAGGTGTATTACAAGATGTGCATTGGTCTGGTGGAAGTTTCGGATATTTCCCTTCTTATGCATTAGGTTATATGTATGCAGCTCAATTTAAACAAGCAATGCTTAAAGATTTGCCAAACTATGATGAGCTGTTAGCAAAGGGAGATCTTGAACCGGTGAAAGATTGGCTAACAGAAAAAGTACATCAACACGGTAAATTGAAAAAGCCATTGGAGATCTTGAAGGATGTAACAGGGGAAGAGTTAAATGCGGACTACCTCATAAAGTATCTTGAAGATAAGTATAATAAAATTTATCAATTAACATGA
- a CDS encoding ATP-dependent DNA helicase translates to MNNRLPFTMNKGDAFFDRLNEWIGDVFYDILPEAGFELRDEQIFMAFQLERAFKEKKVIFSEAGVGTGKTMVYLLYAICYARYMGKPAIITCADESLIEQLVKKEGDIAKLSKVLDITMDVRLAKSPEQYLCLNKLDHAVNKYDNDNIDEVYDALPNFVTKPAAMQSFHPYGDRKDYAKLNDEEWDMVGWDTFQDCFSCEKRHRCGQTLSRDHYRKSTDLIICSHDFYMEHVWTFEKRKREGQLPLLPEASSVVFDEGHLLEFAAQKALTYKIKNQQVEEILTRLLGNDLREEFAYLVEDSLQANDVFFDMLEENLTNIEGSDRKDITMDTRLVKSAQDLLAKIEEIGNQLVFEGELHTVDHYQLHIVEEYLDSIEFLLKLLLSKEDVIAWAEHANKDLTLVVMPKTVEEVLRENVFSKKIPFIFSSATLSDNENFSYLASSLGIEDYLSFSINSPFDYEENMKLSLTVEEDFLTKFNRTMDSINRNGGRTLVLFSTKEELLRFKAENAENTDFPFLYEGEKEISVLVSEFQNEESAVLCAYHLWEGLDIPGPSLSNVVIWSLPFPPNDPVFAAKRKGLEDPYMQLDVPYMLLRLRQGMGRLIRTTDDSGEITVYLPSGLPEAVRAKIEGVLPTSPVTQ, encoded by the coding sequence ATGAATAATCGTCTGCCATTTACAATGAACAAAGGGGATGCTTTTTTCGATCGCCTGAACGAATGGATTGGGGATGTGTTTTACGACATCCTACCTGAAGCTGGATTTGAATTGCGTGATGAACAGATTTTTATGGCTTTCCAACTGGAGAGGGCGTTTAAAGAGAAAAAAGTGATTTTCTCGGAAGCCGGTGTTGGAACTGGGAAGACGATGGTGTACCTTTTATATGCAATCTGTTATGCAAGGTATATGGGGAAGCCTGCTATCATAACCTGTGCTGATGAGTCTCTGATTGAGCAGCTTGTCAAAAAAGAAGGAGACATAGCAAAACTATCAAAGGTCCTAGATATTACAATGGATGTACGTCTAGCCAAATCTCCAGAACAATACCTGTGTTTAAACAAATTAGATCATGCCGTTAATAAATATGATAACGACAACATAGATGAAGTGTATGATGCACTTCCAAACTTTGTGACGAAACCTGCTGCGATGCAATCTTTTCATCCTTATGGAGATCGAAAAGATTATGCAAAGTTGAATGATGAAGAATGGGACATGGTCGGATGGGACACGTTCCAGGATTGTTTCAGCTGCGAAAAACGCCATCGTTGTGGACAAACTCTCTCCCGCGATCATTACAGAAAGTCAACAGATTTGATTATCTGCTCACATGATTTCTACATGGAACATGTTTGGACATTTGAAAAAAGGAAAAGGGAAGGCCAGCTTCCTCTATTGCCAGAAGCATCAAGTGTCGTTTTTGATGAAGGACATTTACTGGAGTTTGCTGCCCAAAAGGCATTAACCTACAAAATTAAAAATCAACAAGTGGAAGAAATTCTAACCCGTTTATTAGGAAACGATTTAAGGGAAGAGTTTGCTTACTTAGTAGAGGATTCTTTACAGGCAAACGACGTGTTTTTTGATATGTTGGAAGAAAATCTGACAAACATAGAGGGCTCTGACCGTAAAGATATCACGATGGATACCCGTCTTGTGAAAAGTGCCCAAGATCTTCTGGCAAAAATAGAAGAGATAGGGAATCAGCTTGTATTTGAAGGAGAACTCCACACGGTAGATCATTATCAGCTGCACATTGTGGAGGAATACTTGGATTCTATTGAATTTTTATTAAAGTTGCTTTTATCGAAAGAAGATGTGATAGCTTGGGCGGAACATGCAAATAAGGATCTGACACTTGTGGTAATGCCAAAAACAGTCGAAGAAGTATTAAGGGAAAATGTTTTTTCTAAGAAAATTCCTTTTATTTTCTCTTCTGCAACTTTATCTGACAATGAGAACTTTAGTTATCTTGCATCTTCATTAGGTATTGAAGATTATCTATCCTTTTCCATTAATTCTCCATTTGATTATGAGGAAAATATGAAACTTTCATTAACGGTCGAAGAGGATTTCCTTACAAAATTCAATAGGACAATGGATTCCATTAATAGAAATGGCGGAAGAACCTTAGTCTTATTTTCGACTAAAGAGGAATTATTAAGATTCAAAGCCGAAAATGCCGAAAATACCGATTTTCCATTCCTCTATGAAGGAGAAAAGGAAATCAGTGTATTGGTTTCTGAATTCCAAAATGAAGAAAGTGCGGTTCTCTGTGCTTATCATTTATGGGAAGGGTTGGATATACCTGGACCTTCCTTGTCAAATGTTGTTATTTGGTCCTTGCCGTTTCCACCAAATGATCCGGTTTTTGCGGCTAAGCGAAAAGGTCTTGAGGATCCATATATGCAACTTGATGTTCCGTATATGTTACTTCGTCTTCGTCAAGGAATGGGCCGCCTTATCCGTACGACAGATGATAGCGGAGAAATTACCGTCTATCTGCCATCTGGATTGCCGGAAGCTGTACGTGCAAAAATTGAAGGTGTCTTACCGACCAGTCCAGTAACACAATAG
- a CDS encoding IS256 family transposase translates to MTNINITINLEQLKAEVEKSSLGSPVKASLALVLNSLMEKERDEYINALSHERTDDRRGYRNGYYERELITGTGSLTLKVPRTRDGEFSTSVFQKYERCEQALILSMIEMVVNGVSTRKVTKIVEELCGKGVSKSLVSNLTKSLDPIVNEWRNRPLNTLYYPYIYVDAMYIKVRENDRVVSKGVLIACGVNEEGHREIIGLRVTHGESEESWSNFFDHLKSRGIQSPKMVISDAHAGLVAAIKESFLGTSWQRCCVHFLRNIMDSFPKKNSSEAKTELKEIFRTSNIKLSRELKRDFIEKYYEVKGFTKVIETLDAGFEDAMQFHSQKAELHKHLRTTNMLERVNREIRRRERVIQIFPNDQSAIRIIGSVLMKMEEEWSKSKYIHHI, encoded by the coding sequence ATGACCAACATTAATATTACTATAAATTTGGAACAACTTAAAGCCGAGGTAGAAAAAAGCTCTTTAGGATCCCCGGTAAAAGCATCTTTAGCCCTTGTATTGAATTCGCTTATGGAGAAAGAAAGGGACGAATATATTAATGCTCTCTCTCACGAGAGAACGGATGACCGCAGAGGATATCGGAATGGCTACTATGAACGAGAATTAATTACCGGCACTGGCTCACTCACATTAAAGGTTCCCCGAACTCGTGATGGTGAATTTTCAACTTCTGTATTCCAAAAGTATGAGCGATGCGAACAAGCTCTAATTCTTTCTATGATTGAGATGGTTGTAAATGGAGTCTCAACTCGTAAAGTTACCAAGATTGTAGAAGAACTGTGTGGAAAAGGTGTATCTAAATCACTAGTATCTAACCTCACTAAATCATTGGATCCAATAGTTAATGAGTGGAGAAACCGCCCACTAAACACCCTTTATTATCCATACATATATGTTGATGCCATGTATATTAAAGTTCGTGAGAACGATAGGGTTGTTTCAAAAGGAGTACTTATAGCTTGCGGTGTAAACGAAGAAGGACATAGAGAGATTATTGGGTTAAGGGTTACCCATGGGGAATCAGAAGAAAGTTGGTCTAATTTCTTTGATCACCTAAAATCAAGAGGGATACAATCACCTAAGATGGTGATTTCTGATGCACATGCAGGGTTAGTGGCTGCTATAAAAGAATCCTTTTTAGGAACCTCTTGGCAAAGGTGTTGTGTTCATTTTCTTAGGAATATAATGGACTCCTTTCCTAAGAAAAACTCTTCAGAAGCAAAAACAGAACTCAAGGAAATCTTTAGAACATCCAACATTAAATTGAGCCGAGAACTGAAGCGCGACTTTATTGAGAAGTATTACGAAGTAAAAGGGTTTACTAAGGTAATTGAAACGTTGGATGCTGGCTTTGAAGATGCAATGCAGTTTCATTCTCAAAAAGCTGAGCTTCACAAACACTTACGTACAACCAATATGCTAGAAAGAGTAAATAGGGAAATAAGGAGAAGAGAAAGGGTAATTCAAATTTTCCCGAACGATCAATCTGCAATACGTATAATTGGATCTGTACTGATGAAAATGGAGGAAGAATGGAGTAAGTCAAAGTATATACACCATATCTAA
- a CDS encoding THUMP domain-containing class I SAM-dependent RNA methyltransferase translates to MKNYTLIATAAMGLESLVAKEVRDLGYECTVDNGKVIFKGDAMAICRANLWLRTADRIKVVVGEFKATSFEELFEKTKALPWGDYLPEDAEFPVIGKSVKSKLFSVPDCQAIVKKAVVEKMKSHYKIQSAWLDEKGAVYKIEVALLKDVAQITIDASGIGLHKRGYRADQGEAPLKETLAAALVMLTNWHPDKPFADPFCGSGTIPIEAALIGQNIAPGFNRDFVSEDWHWIGDDLWSQAREEMEDKANYDQQLDIAGYDIDHRMISIAKENAFEAGLGELIDFKQMQVRDFTTRKEYGVIIGNPPYGERLGERPEVEKMYREMGKAFSELDTWSVYMLTSHEGFESFYGKKATKKRKLFNGFIKTDLYQYWGKRPPRKG, encoded by the coding sequence ATGAAAAACTACACATTAATTGCAACCGCGGCAATGGGATTAGAGTCGCTAGTGGCAAAAGAAGTAAGAGATTTAGGATATGAATGTACGGTTGACAACGGCAAGGTCATCTTTAAGGGAGACGCTATGGCCATTTGCAGGGCAAACCTGTGGTTACGGACAGCAGACAGAATCAAAGTAGTGGTAGGAGAATTTAAAGCCACTTCTTTTGAGGAACTATTTGAGAAGACGAAAGCATTGCCTTGGGGAGACTACTTACCTGAAGATGCCGAATTCCCGGTTATCGGTAAGTCTGTAAAATCGAAGCTCTTTAGTGTTCCAGACTGCCAAGCTATCGTTAAAAAAGCTGTAGTGGAAAAGATGAAATCGCATTACAAGATACAGTCTGCATGGTTAGATGAAAAAGGGGCCGTTTACAAAATTGAGGTTGCCCTGCTGAAAGATGTAGCGCAAATTACGATTGACGCCTCTGGAATCGGGTTGCATAAACGCGGATATCGTGCAGATCAAGGGGAGGCGCCATTAAAAGAAACATTGGCGGCAGCATTGGTAATGTTGACAAATTGGCATCCTGATAAGCCCTTTGCAGACCCTTTTTGCGGTTCCGGTACGATTCCAATAGAAGCAGCACTCATTGGGCAAAACATTGCTCCAGGCTTCAACCGCGACTTTGTCTCAGAAGACTGGCATTGGATTGGGGATGACCTTTGGAGTCAGGCTCGCGAGGAAATGGAAGATAAAGCAAACTATGACCAGCAGCTAGATATTGCAGGATATGATATCGATCACCGCATGATTTCTATCGCTAAAGAAAATGCATTTGAAGCAGGCCTTGGAGAATTAATTGATTTCAAACAAATGCAAGTAAGAGATTTCACCACAAGAAAAGAGTATGGTGTCATTATCGGAAACCCTCCATACGGGGAGCGTCTAGGAGAGCGACCGGAAGTGGAGAAGATGTATCGCGAGATGGGGAAGGCTTTCTCTGAACTAGATACTTGGTCTGTTTATATGCTGACATCTCATGAAGGATTTGAAAGCTTCTATGGAAAGAAAGCGACCAAGAAACGTAAGTTATTTAATGGTTTCATCAAAACCGACTTATATCAATATTGGGGCAAGCGTCCACCTAGAAAAGGGTAA
- the gpsB gene encoding cell division regulator GpsB, translating into MLSDKIKLTSKEILEKEFKSGMRGYKAEDVDKFLDVVIKDYETFYQEYDLLVQENARLKRQVEEAGKKPQPSNTNSGSTNFDILRRLSNLEKHVFGSKLYD; encoded by the coding sequence ATGCTATCAGATAAAATTAAATTAACGTCAAAAGAAATTCTAGAAAAAGAGTTCAAATCAGGCATGAGAGGCTATAAAGCAGAAGATGTGGACAAATTCTTAGATGTCGTCATTAAGGATTATGAAACCTTTTATCAAGAATATGACTTGCTTGTTCAAGAAAATGCCAGGCTTAAACGCCAAGTGGAAGAAGCGGGGAAAAAACCCCAGCCTTCAAACACCAACAGCGGATCTACGAATTTTGATATCCTAAGAAGGTTATCAAATTTAGAAAAGCATGTATTCGGAAGTAAATTATACGACTGA
- a CDS encoding DUF1273 domain-containing protein, with product MKVLVITGYKPQELQIFKKDDPAIHYIKRAIQKRLTALLEEHNELEWVVISGQLGVELWAAEVVYDLQAEFPKLKLAVFTPFLQQEEKWSEQNKEYYESILSQANHIDSITKKKYESPLQLRLKNQFVVDKSDALLVVYDEEGPGSPQYIIDMAHKKSAQTDYPIYTIDSYELQLVVEEEQFNNNQEW from the coding sequence ATGAAAGTATTAGTAATTACAGGGTATAAACCCCAGGAACTGCAGATATTTAAAAAGGATGATCCTGCCATTCACTACATTAAAAGAGCGATTCAGAAACGCTTGACTGCTTTACTAGAAGAGCATAATGAGTTAGAATGGGTTGTTATTAGCGGGCAGTTGGGTGTGGAACTTTGGGCTGCAGAAGTTGTTTATGACCTGCAAGCGGAATTTCCTAAGTTAAAACTTGCCGTATTTACACCATTTTTGCAACAGGAAGAAAAATGGAGCGAACAAAATAAGGAGTATTATGAGTCTATTTTGTCGCAAGCTAATCATATTGACTCTATTACAAAAAAGAAATACGAATCCCCACTTCAACTGAGATTAAAAAATCAGTTTGTTGTGGATAAATCGGACGCCCTATTGGTGGTTTACGATGAAGAGGGCCCGGGTAGTCCTCAATATATAATAGACATGGCACATAAAAAGTCAGCTCAGACAGATTATCCTATATATACAATTGACAGCTATGAACTTCAACTAGTGGTTGAAGAAGAACAGTTCAATAACAATCAAGAGTGGTAA
- a CDS encoding spore coat protein, which produces MYNCRPNMMGPNSMGPIVHPTKCCVKNLYSTTEVPHIHPSHTTYVNNQQFQHKHYFPHTDSMVDSVSHQHFNCGPGGPGMGGQPGQVMGAQTGPGYGQMGMPGQVMGAQTNAGYGQMGMPGQVMGAQQGPGMGHGGMPGKCGYGR; this is translated from the coding sequence ATGTACAACTGCAGACCTAACATGATGGGACCAAACTCGATGGGACCAATTGTCCATCCTACAAAATGTTGTGTAAAAAATCTTTATTCTACTACTGAGGTTCCTCACATTCATCCTTCACACACAACATATGTAAACAACCAACAGTTCCAACACAAACACTATTTCCCACACACAGATTCCATGGTAGATTCTGTGTCACACCAACACTTCAACTGTGGCCCAGGTGGCCCTGGAATGGGTGGTCAACCTGGTCAAGTAATGGGAGCACAAACCGGCCCTGGATATGGTCAAATGGGAATGCCTGGTCAAGTGATGGGAGCACAAACCAACGCTGGATACGGTCAGATGGGAATGCCTGGCCAAGTAATGGGTGCCCAACAAGGCCCTGGAATGGGCCATGGCGGAATGCCTGGTAAATGCGGCTATGGAAGATAA